Within the Gigantopelta aegis isolate Gae_Host chromosome 8, Gae_host_genome, whole genome shotgun sequence genome, the region tatttctgtAATTGTATAAGGAAttatataaaagtataattaaaaattgaataaaaagtaaatacaatttttttttttaattgaggTGAAGTATTTCAGGtctttcatttcaataaaaattGCACACTGAGTCAATTAGTGGGTCAAATTACAGTACTTTCATTCGTTATAGATTTCCGTTAAATTTTCAGTGAAATAACCTCTTTGTTgtagaaatgtatttaacacaTATGTTTTGAGTACCACAATTTTTGAACCATGTGGAAGCGAATGGTATCCTTTATTGTAAATAGCGGAATAcagtataatttatatgcacaaaCCTCAAGTAGAGAAATATTGCTCTATCAGTTGCCGTCTTATCTGCCGGCCCTCCTGCTGGTCTTGACAAGCATCCTGGTCAACTTGAAATGTGTCTGCATCTACTTCAGGAGGGTTAGGCAGCTTCAAATCCAAACAGAAGTTGTGGAGCTTAAAAGCTGCCATGATCACATGGGAACATCTTGTAGGGCTAAAAGGGAGGCATCCCGTACTTTTGTGCAGACATCTGTTGGATTAACGAATGTTTACATACAGATACGGTTATTGTGGGATCGGAGTTTAGAATTTTCAATTTAATAGGAAAGAAGCAATATTTTTGTTGGACAATTactgaatgtgtgtgtatgcgtgcacGCGTGTGCAAAAATGTCTGAATGATATGAAGAACCAATTTGTGATACTATTACAAAAATTATGACTTCTAAGAGGCATTTTAGAGcaatatggaattaaaatataacacaatcatgatttatctgatattttgttctcaattgcagatttaatcAGTCATAACATTTGACAAATTGTCACCTAAATCTCGACTTCAGTAAACC harbors:
- the LOC121379224 gene encoding putative nuclease HARBI1 → MYFQRVWEWSHDSTILSNNELGRELETGINDDGFLLGDSGYPCKPWLMTPLPETSSRAEEKYNSSHCRTRNTVERAFGLLKSRFRCLHKSTGCLPFSPTRCSHVIMAAFKLHNFCLDLKLPNPPEVDADTFQVDQDACQDQQEGRQIRRQLIEQYFST